In a single window of the Argonema galeatum A003/A1 genome:
- a CDS encoding tetratricopeptide repeat protein gives MFKKPKTIYLLLAAVISLGFSAFGCSSNTSNSNTQATSSPQTTPNVTEAGNVNQSPSPAASALPEKGSANDYDQQGMTSANNGDLKSAEAAWRKSIELDPKNVEVRTKLGRLLQEQGKLDEATTQYQDAIRLNPNFAVAHHSLGVILVNQGKKEEAITSLTKARDLFKKDGKTEEQVRTQMQLAVLSAQEGKMDNAIAQLKEVIKLKPDFVPPQYILAEILVNQGKPDEAIATLKKTRDLLKKEGKTEQVAEIQNNLALLLGKQQKVDEAIGELKDAINVKPDYAPAYSTLAIALNTKGKTDEAVTNFKKARDLFKEQGKTPQLVNAQFNLVLFLGQNKKLDESIAEARDLIRIKSDFAPAYAYLGQALAQQGKQKEAKENLVKARDLFKEKGETQTVDQIEQVLQKLEQKK, from the coding sequence ATGTTTAAAAAACCCAAAACGATTTACTTGCTTCTAGCTGCTGTCATTAGTCTGGGCTTCAGCGCCTTTGGTTGTTCCTCAAACACATCCAACTCAAACACACAGGCAACATCTAGCCCGCAAACTACTCCAAACGTCACCGAGGCGGGGAATGTTAACCAATCCCCATCCCCAGCTGCATCAGCATTACCTGAAAAAGGTTCTGCTAATGACTATGACCAGCAAGGGATGACTAGCGCTAACAACGGAGATCTTAAAAGTGCAGAGGCAGCATGGCGCAAATCAATTGAATTAGACCCCAAAAATGTAGAAGTTCGCACTAAGTTAGGAAGACTCCTGCAAGAGCAAGGTAAGTTAGATGAAGCAACCACCCAATACCAAGACGCCATTCGCTTAAATCCTAATTTTGCAGTAGCTCACCATTCTTTGGGAGTTATTTTGGTTAACCAAGGTAAAAAAGAAGAAGCCATTACCAGTTTGACAAAAGCCAGAGACTTATTCAAAAAAGATGGAAAAACTGAAGAACAGGTGAGAACTCAAATGCAATTAGCGGTTTTGTCAGCACAAGAAGGTAAAATGGATAATGCGATCGCTCAATTAAAAGAAGTTATCAAACTCAAGCCAGACTTTGTACCTCCTCAGTATATTTTAGCAGAAATTTTAGTTAATCAAGGCAAGCCAGACGAAGCGATCGCTACCCTCAAAAAAACTAGAGACTTACTCAAAAAAGAGGGTAAAACCGAGCAAGTAGCAGAAATTCAGAATAATTTAGCCTTGCTGCTGGGGAAACAACAAAAAGTAGACGAAGCGATCGGGGAATTAAAAGACGCAATTAACGTCAAACCCGACTATGCTCCTGCTTACTCTACCTTGGCGATCGCTTTAAATACCAAAGGTAAAACAGATGAAGCAGTAACTAATTTCAAAAAAGCTAGAGACTTGTTCAAGGAGCAAGGTAAAACCCCTCAATTAGTAAATGCTCAATTCAATTTAGTTCTTTTCTTAGGTCAAAATAAAAAACTAGACGAATCAATTGCAGAAGCTAGAGATCTGATTCGCATCAAGTCTGACTTTGCTCCAGCCTACGCCTATTTAGGGCAAGCTTTGGCTCAACAAGGTAAGCAAAAGGAAGCTAAAGAAAACTTGGTCAAAGCTAGAGACTTATTCAAAGAAAAAGGCGAAACCCAGACAGTTGATCAAATCGAGCAAGTCTTACAAAAACTCGAACAGAAAAAATAA